A window of the Bacillus andreraoultii genome harbors these coding sequences:
- a CDS encoding ATP-binding protein yields MTLEDTCLLAKYCSKAGNPLYCHTLCFPYTRLHGENGDGGLLAVANIPKKYRNSTLERLPIKEENPKAFAIIQRYGQKVVEKVDEGVGLYLYGVPSKENPKGVGNGKTTSAIAILLEYLRERTILEAKRERKIDEVPAFFMKMAKFQNIYNSQFRGSNDSQAENGDKYQALKRKMMKCDLLVLDDIGLRGTTEALQNEIYEIIDERDTNERSTIFTSNVPLDKIAGILGEQIASRIEGMTLGVPFYGKDNRKKSL; encoded by the coding sequence ATGACGTTAGAAGATACTTGCTTACTTGCGAAATATTGTTCGAAAGCGGGAAATCCGTTATATTGTCACACTTTATGCTTTCCATATACACGATTACACGGGGAAAACGGGGACGGTGGTTTACTTGCCGTCGCCAATATCCCGAAGAAATATCGTAATTCAACGCTTGAAAGATTACCGATAAAAGAAGAAAATCCGAAAGCCTTCGCAATCATTCAACGATACGGACAAAAGGTCGTTGAAAAAGTTGACGAAGGCGTTGGCTTATATTTGTACGGCGTTCCTTCGAAAGAGAATCCGAAAGGCGTTGGGAATGGTAAAACAACGTCAGCAATCGCAATTTTACTAGAATACTTGCGAGAAAGAACGATTCTTGAAGCAAAGAGGGAACGAAAGATTGACGAAGTTCCCGCCTTCTTTATGAAAATGGCGAAATTCCAAAATATCTATAATTCGCAGTTCCGCGGGTCAAACGATTCGCAAGCGGAAAACGGCGATAAATACCAAGCGTTAAAACGAAAAATGATGAAATGCGATTTACTTGTTTTGGACGATATAGGGCTTCGTGGAACAACCGAAGCGTTACAGAACGAAATATACGAAATTATTGACGAAAGAGATACAAACGAGCGGTCAACGATTTTTACGTCAAACGTTCCATTAGATAAAATCGCTGGAATTCTTGGCGAACAAATAGCGTCACGAATCGAAGGAATGACCCTTGGCGTTCCGTTTTACGGTAAAGATAATCGGAAGAAATCGTTATAA
- a CDS encoding helix-turn-helix domain-containing protein, with protein sequence MDIFARLDSKAIKDGLITKVGGVKHFAILATIAAYSDANGESYPSQDTIAELVGYSRKTVNETIRQLRKTTIDGEPILVVQQVKTSSGIRNLYKLSPKSGFSFGKVTKSDNVVTQKVEHNVTPTLQEEYPVSKNNQYKKNNHNKLFSNSKEVLQYFRDKYFKKYNVVYQANWARDCSMIKNKLMANFTDNEIKSIIDIVFEEYDNRWANARFPRPSIGQLCSWLPNEALAIIKERQKEAEAIEAASERYEMDDDQFERLLNEI encoded by the coding sequence ATGGATATTTTTGCACGTTTAGATTCAAAAGCGATTAAGGACGGATTGATTACGAAGGTTGGCGGGGTTAAACATTTCGCAATCTTGGCGACAATAGCCGCTTATTCAGACGCTAACGGCGAATCATATCCAAGTCAAGATACAATCGCGGAATTGGTCGGTTATTCACGGAAAACGGTCAACGAAACTATTCGTCAGCTTCGGAAAACAACGATAGACGGCGAACCGATTTTAGTCGTTCAACAAGTAAAAACGTCAAGTGGGATTCGAAATCTTTATAAATTGTCGCCGAAATCGGGATTCTCATTTGGGAAAGTAACAAAAAGCGATAACGTTGTAACGCAGAAGGTCGAACACAATGTAACGCCAACGTTACAAGAAGAATATCCAGTATCTAAGAATAACCAGTATAAGAAGAATAACCATAATAAATTATTTAGTAATTCCAAAGAAGTATTACAATACTTTCGCGACAAATATTTCAAGAAATATAACGTCGTATATCAAGCAAATTGGGCTAGAGATTGTTCAATGATTAAAAATAAACTTATGGCGAATTTTACAGATAACGAAATCAAATCCATTATTGATATTGTCTTCGAAGAATACGACAATCGTTGGGCTAACGCAAGATTCCCAAGACCTTCGATTGGTCAACTTTGTTCTTGGCTTCCAAACGAAGCCTTGGCGATAATCAAGGAACGTCAAAAAGAAGCGGAAGCAATCGAAGCGGCTTCGGAACGTTACGAAATGGACGACGACCAATTCGAAAGATTGTTAAATGAAATTTAA
- a CDS encoding BhlA/UviB family holin-like peptide: MDVFASQSLLAEAAKQGLWAVLYITLFIYTLKESRRQENNAKEREDRLREEYNELRKESRERENMLTTFINDITRAYERLATAVERLSYDVDDIKDELKLRKEDKGGEEK; encoded by the coding sequence TTGGACGTTTTCGCAAGTCAATCGTTACTTGCCGAAGCCGCCAAACAAGGGCTTTGGGCGGTTCTTTATATTACGCTATTTATTTATACGCTAAAGGAATCACGTCGACAAGAAAACAACGCAAAGGAAAGGGAAGACCGTTTACGCGAAGAATACAACGAGCTTCGTAAAGAAAGTCGTGAACGTGAAAATATGTTGACGACTTTCATAAACGATATTACGCGGGCTTACGAAAGGCTTGCGACAGCGGTCGAACGATTATCGTATGACGTCGACGATATTAAAGACGAATTGAAATTACGAAAAGAAGATAAAGGGGGCGAAGAAAAATGA
- a CDS encoding glycoside hydrolase family 18 protein — translation MTKDNRRIITWSHIDSSPNYRNDIEKYNHKIYSIGLHEFGVRPTGKIYNYATNVDYFDANGNHTGTRFSSTIEEDMLNYRHIKWFFQMIVFGWSTVKPFLDDTTLNAEGRTPQDQFIYELGKLVDLYKTSRYTNEPIPLDGIEMDVEASMTADPYSQGYDVKYINLLKRVKNEVCIPRGLRLRTNAYAMWGNNTPYYYRFHNYKLFAETTDKNGNPLLDEMQIMTYDFAWAGSSPGASTPIWWFENVAEWCRECFDPKYNPNAKFTIDKVFFGAAGYGHRWGIHDQSVVKRGTNVTYHQLLGWQNGKYKHYHTETDATTGDRIYVYHNQPYIYQTSFQDEESKNEVMYPHVYDRFVPKYAQIKEQDGGQKSVTIGTYNRLDYGTSFFKDQHPIWTGVKAIATSPSSVSGKAYPLQESRQPIATKTVDGQDYDFNGYYTLSLSYVEKNIYDELGNVIGAVCELENEQNGRINYSVNIPTAGTYRLIAVTNFSWYSEAKLGGYVNGSQQFTVGGDSIPEWYPFILKGSHFFDCGTFSFNSGTNTISVHGELSDDRTPIYGFIVCEGFDQNFSGGEMKFKTNITPFKDKQGNDLPIPAKFAIVAKMLRRDARPAILWDDEFRTYLLGSNIAGTTYYRPINPEYKIEGGGTHLEQVGTDSNGQPVYKCYSEPKPVGYSQGEWISKDDGTGRIAMYYNSTNSGQCVLSKQWSVNLSVEARIKLVRGSVVGIRFYAQSQGTVGDGYIFRVNLPDKVRELVYEDYSTGQTKVIASQPLGNISEGDTITFRALLYNGVGRFEINGVRAFVEAEGNPVTHDGSVDIGNGNVTLARTSGACGVYANNAELYVYHLGIGTLDRWETMEKFEITVDGTTKEFGRINRTGYYFDEFGYLIYSGLDETVTRDSVQYPFEEDSSSVSLDYEMTVLEWNSWQGEKEVTLKLVDAGVWFGELLIGDREGMSIIWAGDAWSIIEVMNLAVDKYGAKGIGLWAMGQEDPKVWEMIPDVVPKS, via the coding sequence ATGACGAAAGACAATCGAAGAATCATAACTTGGAGTCATATTGATTCTAGTCCGAACTATCGTAATGATATTGAAAAATACAATCACAAAATTTATTCGATTGGTCTTCACGAATTCGGCGTTCGTCCAACGGGGAAAATCTATAATTATGCAACCAACGTAGATTATTTCGACGCGAACGGCAACCATACGGGAACACGATTCAGTTCAACAATCGAAGAAGATATGTTGAATTATCGTCATATCAAATGGTTCTTCCAAATGATTGTCTTCGGTTGGTCTACCGTCAAACCATTCCTTGACGATACAACGTTAAATGCCGAAGGAAGAACGCCGCAAGACCAATTTATTTACGAACTTGGAAAATTAGTAGACTTGTATAAAACAAGCCGTTACACCAACGAGCCGATACCACTAGACGGAATCGAAATGGACGTCGAAGCAAGTATGACCGCCGACCCTTATTCGCAAGGTTACGACGTAAAGTATATTAATCTATTGAAACGGGTAAAGAACGAAGTTTGTATTCCGAGGGGCTTACGTTTGCGAACTAACGCCTACGCTATGTGGGGCAATAATACGCCTTACTATTACCGTTTCCATAATTACAAACTATTCGCGGAAACAACGGACAAAAACGGAAATCCGTTACTTGACGAAATGCAAATAATGACCTACGACTTTGCTTGGGCGGGTTCAAGCCCAGGGGCTTCTACGCCGATATGGTGGTTCGAAAACGTTGCCGAATGGTGTAGGGAATGTTTCGACCCGAAATACAACCCAAACGCGAAATTTACGATTGATAAAGTATTTTTCGGGGCGGCTGGTTACGGACACCGTTGGGGAATTCACGACCAAAGCGTTGTTAAGCGAGGAACAAACGTAACCTATCACCAATTACTAGGTTGGCAAAACGGTAAATATAAACATTATCACACGGAAACAGACGCAACAACGGGCGATAGAATTTACGTTTATCACAATCAGCCTTATATCTATCAAACGTCGTTCCAAGACGAAGAATCGAAAAACGAAGTTATGTACCCTCACGTTTACGACCGATTCGTTCCGAAATACGCCCAAATAAAAGAACAAGACGGCGGACAGAAAAGCGTTACAATCGGAACTTATAACCGTTTAGATTACGGAACGTCTTTCTTCAAAGACCAACACCCTATTTGGACGGGCGTAAAAGCAATCGCAACAAGTCCGTCAAGTGTAAGCGGAAAAGCCTACCCGTTGCAAGAATCACGTCAACCAATCGCAACAAAAACCGTTGACGGTCAAGATTACGATTTCAACGGCTATTATACGTTAAGTTTGTCATACGTTGAAAAGAATATCTATGACGAACTAGGAAACGTTATCGGGGCAGTTTGTGAACTTGAAAATGAACAAAACGGTCGAATCAATTACAGCGTTAATATTCCAACCGCGGGGACTTATCGTCTTATTGCCGTAACTAACTTTTCGTGGTATTCCGAAGCGAAACTTGGCGGCTATGTAAACGGAAGCCAACAATTTACAGTTGGCGGCGATTCAATTCCCGAATGGTATCCGTTTATCTTAAAGGGTTCGCACTTTTTCGATTGTGGAACGTTTAGTTTCAATTCGGGAACAAACACAATTTCGGTTCACGGTGAACTTTCCGACGATAGAACACCAATTTACGGATTCATTGTTTGCGAAGGCTTCGACCAAAATTTCAGCGGCGGCGAAATGAAATTCAAAACGAATATTACGCCGTTCAAAGATAAACAAGGGAACGACCTACCAATTCCCGCCAAATTCGCTATTGTTGCGAAAATGCTTCGCCGTGACGCAAGACCCGCGATTCTTTGGGACGACGAATTTCGAACTTATTTACTTGGGTCGAATATCGCGGGAACAACTTACTACCGCCCAATCAATCCCGAATATAAAATCGAGGGCGGCGGAACTCACCTAGAACAAGTCGGGACAGATTCTAACGGTCAGCCCGTTTATAAATGTTATTCCGAGCCAAAACCCGTTGGTTATTCACAAGGCGAATGGATTTCGAAGGACGACGGAACGGGAAGAATTGCTATGTATTACAATTCAACAAATTCGGGTCAATGCGTCTTGTCAAAACAATGGTCAGTAAACTTATCAGTTGAAGCCCGAATTAAACTTGTACGCGGGTCAGTTGTTGGAATCCGTTTCTATGCACAAAGTCAAGGAACGGTTGGCGACGGTTATATCTTCCGCGTTAATCTACCCGATAAAGTCCGCGAACTTGTCTACGAAGACTATTCAACGGGACAAACGAAAGTAATCGCTTCGCAACCACTTGGAAATATCAGCGAAGGCGATACGATAACCTTCCGAGCATTATTGTATAACGGCGTAGGGCGTTTCGAAATTAATGGCGTTCGGGCATTTGTTGAAGCCGAAGGAAACCCTGTAACTCACGACGGTTCGGTCGATATTGGTAACGGAAACGTTACGCTGGCAAGAACAAGTGGGGCTTGCGGTGTATATGCAAATAACGCCGAATTATACGTCTATCATTTAGGAATCGGAACGCTTGACCGTTGGGAAACAATGGAAAAATTCGAAATCACGGTCGACGGGACAACAAAAGAATTCGGTCGAATCAATAGAACGGGTTATTACTTCGACGAATTCGGTTACTTGATTTATTCGGGTCTTGACGAAACCGTAACGAGGGATTCCGTACAATATCCGTTCGAAGAAGATAGTTCTTCAGTTTCGCTTGACTACGAAATGACCGTTTTAGAATGGAATTCTTGGCAAGGCGAAAAAGAAGTAACGTTGAAGCTAGTCGACGCGGGCGTTTGGTTCGGTGAATTGCTTATCGGCGACCGCGAAGGAATGTCGATAATTTGGGCGGGTGACGCTTGGTCTATTATCGAGGTTATGAACTTGGCGGTCGACAAATACGGGGCGAAAGGAATCGGTCTTTGGGCTATGGGTCAAGAAGACCCGAAAGTTTGGGAAATGATTCCCGACGTTGTTCCGAAATCATAA